The DNA window TAATACAGTTGCTGCTGCAGCTACCAAGGGAGATGAAGGCTATACAACAGTGTGCTGCATATCTTGCGCAGCTGTGTGTGCTCCAATGGATTCCTTCACCCACTTTTCCAGACTTGACTCACTGATGACCAACAGTGGACTCCTCACACCTTTTCATTAGTGCTAATACGATGTTATCCGCGTCAGGTTTGCATTGGTCAGGCAGACACACACAAGCTTTGTAAcatccgaaaaaaaaaatctcatggTCATGGACAGGTACAACCTTGGCCAGTACTACCATGCCCTATATTTAGGCCTTTCGatttaaagaaaattcataggaattttagattattttatttttatagaattttttcctacaaagctttttgaatcaaagaaataaaccctatgaaattcctatataATATCTCTttccatacaagttttggagaaaatttaacaagaggtagaacctcatggaaaaaaaatactttgagtctttatcgatcctcaaattcctatgttttttctgtggtccaatcaaacggtcattcctatgtttttcctgtgttttgcaatgcttttatacttatattcctatcagaatcatatgtttttcctatttctccgttttttcattcttacgATTCAAAGGGCCCTTAGATTTTATAGCATTTTTAAGTTATACTCCCTCatccgtattttaataaatgatgttatttaattttcatcacatatttgatcattcgtattattcaaaaaatgttatgtaattattatttattttattgtgattggatttattactaaatatattttaattgtaacttatattttgcatatttgcattttttttaataatatgaattGTCAAACATATGATAAAAGGTCAATGGTgacatctattaaaatatggagatAGTATTATACTTGCCTCAATCtcataatatttgtatttttaaaagttaaacttctctctcaaaaaatacattggtggagattaattttattttacccaCGCTCATTTTTTACTTCATCTTAATAGGGgaatttaagtattttttttatcccaaCGAACTTTTGTCTATGCTGCTTCTTATGTTtgaaaataagatcatttttttatcctcttttgtttgttttaaaataatttttttaaacaatcattatattagagtttgtgAAAGAagacaataaatatattggaaCTAGATAAAGTGAGACAATTACAATGGAATTTGACTGAGTGGACGGTATGTGTGAGatgggtgaaaaataaaattttggaacGGACAGGGTATTagttaaataatcaaatattgtaGATTAATTTGCATATTCACTTAAATACAAAGTGTAGTATACAGTGAGAAGGGTAAAGACAATTtggtaaattaatattttggttattGGCTGCTTGGATGAGAGACGTTTATTATACAAGAGTAAGCGACGTGCAATCCTCTATCACTGTGATCGAGCTTATGGTTGGAGTAAAGCTAAATGATCGTGttactaaaatattatttttaatattatagtaaattttaaaagtgtGATAGTTTATACTAGCAATATTAAAACATTATCCCGGCATTGAAACgagattttaattaaagaaaatcattactaatctattattatcaCCATTTTCTGCTCATATTTTAATTGCTACCAaattcgtcccaaaataaggttattttaaaataatattgtatTAGAGAtcatgaaagaaagaaataaatgtaTTGTGAATTGTAAAGTATGGGATAGTTATATTGGAATTTGATAAAGTGGAgggtattttagtcttttagcttttgtattAGTAGTTATATGATgagtgaaaaataagattattttataaCTGAGGGAGTACATACATTTGTTACACCATCTACGTTATACTGATGACGGTAGTTGACATGTGGGCATCCACCATCATCACCGTTAAGTTTTAAAGATGTATAACGGTTGGCCAAGCGGCGTATTTacgaacgaaaaataatttgtaaggATATCATTCGAATGATAGTTCTAAtagtatttttgtaattttatagtgACAGTTTTGTAATAACATTTTAAGCTAGTGACAAATTTACGATTGTCCCTAATTTTCAAGGACAGAGAGATTTTAAAGCCAGCAGCATAAGAAGGGAGAAGATGGGGTGATAGTGCGCCAAGAATAAAGATGACACTGAATGAACAAGGTCACCAGCAATTTCAGATTTGCTGCATAAATCAACGCTCACAAGTAGCGCTCCAATCTATAGCGTCAACAACaacacaacaacaacaaagttaCAAATGCTCTATGCACTGTAGTAGACATCTGACCAGTGGAAACGAACGCCTGTGTGCCGGCCGGTGGCCGGCGACGCAGCTGCCTGCCGTTCCTGCAGCCGCAGtgatggccggccggccagacAACCACCTCTCCGACTCCCCAATAAATTAGCTGCTCTGCTcctgtgcttcttctttttttttttaatgtgtaAGGTGTTCGTCTTGTGTGTATAAATACCGTCGACGAATTCTGCGTGCTCGGATGAACTAACTACTCCTCGCGCGCGTGTCGACGACTCGTATCAATCGTTGATCCATTGAGTTTGCTGGATCTTGTTCATGTGGTTCTCGTCGCCAGActgacgccggcgaggtcgccgccgtACTCCTCCAGCACCACCAGCAGGTTGCCGCCCGGCTTCAGCCATGATCTTGGCACATGGTACCTGTTTTTTCATCGTTGCGAGAGTTTAAATTCAGATGAGCAGAACTCGATTTCACGAGCAAATTGAGCGCTGTGAGAgggggaaagaaaaaaaagatgaacttTTTACCATCTCTGGGACAGGTCGCCGCAGTTGGACCGGCACTTGTCCTCGTGGTACGTCCCGGCGTAGCTgcagccgccgcagccgccggagGCCTTGTACGACCAGTACCGGCCGGCGTGGTGGCCGTTCACCCAGATCTGGCCCTTCCCCATGCTGCCCATGTCGAGAGCCACCGGGTCGTTCCCCGCCGGCGCGCTGAACAAGGCCTGAGACGACGGCGACAAAGGAAAATTCAGCGACAAGTGGCAAGAATTCTCAGAAGGGTTTCGTGAAACTGATGAACTGTGATTCCACTTGGCATTGCTGGTGGTTCAGAAATTTTCTCCGGCGATCAACACTGACCTTGTGCCAGGTCAGTGGCTGatagccgccggcgccgccccatTCGACGGCGGAGCTTCCGGCCACGGTGTGGAGGCCCAGCGATTCGCCTTTCAGGCCAACCCGGTATGTCCATTTCTGATGGCTGAGGTCCTTTGTGCCTCCATTCAGGCCGGAGAGGGTCACCGGCCCGAGGATGCCGACATTCCAGTTCTCAAAATGGTTGCCGACATTCTGCGAAAAACATCGCATTCCAGTGTTACAGGTGATTTCAGATAAGTTATGCCCAGGGTGGGGTATTCAGCTAAGCTGCTGTGGATCAACTCACAGGGAGACCAACTGCTGAGCTTAGGATGGAGATCTTGTTACTGCCCTGCCACATCTTCACACGTCCATTGTATGTCAGTTTGGGGTTGTCATAACCACCATAAACAGATCCTACAAAGGAAGCAGAGTATGAACAGTCAATAAAGTGATCGATCTAGATTTGAATCCAACATGAAATGGTGCTAAAGAAAGGTATTACTACCATATGATTTGCCATTGACGAACACCTGCATTGAGTGCCCAGCAGAGTAGACGGTGAGCTGAGGAGACTGGCCAGACTTCAAGTCGTTTGCACCAATGTTGACGCTACAACAAGCATTCATCAGAACTAAGGGAAACTCGTGTGGTTTCTGGTAGAAATGGCTGAAAATAGTGGCACATATCAAGGTTGGTCACTCACTATGTGGTGTACCACAGGTAATCTGACTTGTCCCATGTCATGCTTAGTTGCTCAACAAGGCCATCCTTTGTGAATGCGCTGTCGTCCAGCGAGTTTGTGTCCTCGCTATATGACTGCCAAGCAAATCGAACCACTGGGTTCATCTTTGGCAGCAAAGTTGGCTCCTTCACCTGTGCCATTATCAGGTAAGTACATTAGATCATGTGCTCCAGCAAGGTCCAGCTAGTTCACATAAAGATTCAAGCTTCAATGTTCCCAAACCGTTGCAGTGTTGAAGACCGCGGTTTTGCAGTCCGGCAGAATGCTGATGGACCAAGCAGGGAGGTTGTACTGCTGCCCATTGAACCTGACTTTGACTGCAGAATTCATGTGGTAGTTCGACAGGAACGCGGCGCACGCTCCATTCTTTGCCTTGAAGACGTATGCCTAAAGGATTTGACCAATCATGAGTCCAGGAATATCTGTGGATGATCACATCTGGAAGCTATCACGATATTGTGTGCAAGATTGTAGCAACACCAACCTTCTCATAGCTGCCAAGAGATTGTATTGTCGGATCGGTAGAAACCAGCACAGGCTCAGCCTGCTTGATGGCCTTGTGAAGGTCTCTCAAGTGACCCCATTTCGGTTGCCTAAGCAGACCTGAGATGTACATGTCACCCATTTTATCAAATGAGTCAAATCCATGCCAATCAAGATTACATACAGAAGATAAAAACCACAGTAAATTTCCGAAAAAATCCCAAGACAGCAGGCAGGAATTCAAGTTTATCATAGAAGGCAATCACTGCATACCAAATTCGTCAATCGGGGCATCATAATCATAGCTAGTTGCAATGAAGGGACCACCGGCCGTCCGTCCAAAATTGGTTCCTCCATGGTACTGCACCAGAGAACATGAAAATGTGGTCAGAACAAGTAAAACTGCATTCACTGCAACACCAGTGTTGGTGTGACCAGTGACCCCATCTCTTCTCACCATGTAATAGTTCACGAAAGAGCCACCCTTCTGTATGAATCTTGCCACAGCAAAGGCCATATCCTCCGCTGGCCGATGCGGCACCCCACCTCCGAAAGATGTAAACCTTCAGATAcagtaaaaatgtaaaaatgtaGTAAGATCACTCTCATCATACTACAATGGTAAGAATTGAGGAATGAGTTGGAACAAGAAAATTACCAGCCAGTCCAGGCCTCAGTCCACATAGCTGGCTTGTAATTCTTGTTTGGGCTGAAGTAGTCACAGTAAAAGCCATTGCAAGTGTTGATCTGCCATGGTTGGGGATCAAAAAGGTAAGAATTGGGACAGTGAACTGCACAACCAACTCATTCATTCGACGCCACTAAGGAAGGTGCAGTAGTTTGCTACTAGTGCAATACTACTCTTATCAATGTACCACTGGGTCAGGGGCGTCGTCCTGCTTGCACATCACCCATGGCACGCCGGTGTTGGTTCCGACGGCCATCTTTGCGGCCCAGTTTGCATACGGCTTCGCACCGCTGCCACCGACTGACTCCATTGGCCCAAACTCATTCTCTATCTGTTCGAATCAGTATCAGAACATCAATCACAAACATGTTCAGTTCCACTCTTAGCAGCATTGCACATTGAAATGGACTAAGCAGAGAACTTGTTCTTCTTCAGGGACTCACCTGAGACATGATGATCGGGCCACCTTGCCACTCAAACAATCCCTCGGATTTCATCATCGACACGATCTTCTCCACAAACTTCTGCATCTCCGCCTACAATTGCAAACAGCAGGAATTAGGCACACATGGAAGCTCaattcctatgaaatgcaAGGGATCACAATTGTTTGTTTGGTGGCAACTGTACCTTGAACGGGCCATTGTCCGTCCTGAAGCTAATGCCCGGCACATATTTCAACCAGACAGGAAAACCCCTGCAAGAACAGATGCGCAACAACAATAAGATCGCAAATGTTTCCAGCTGCAACAACTTGCAACCAAACAaattgcagaaaaaaaagatactgCAATTTTGCTCCAAAAAATCTACATGAGCTGCAGCTCTGTAAAATGTCTCAGTACCCAAAGTTCCACTCGGCGCAGACGTAGGGGCCGATGCGGAGGTGGACGTAGAGGCCGGCCTGCTTCACCAGCTTGACGAAGCTGACCAGATCGTACCTGTCGCTGAAGTAGTACTGCCATggcggagaagaggaggagcggaGCTCATGAGGCAAGAACCCGCAGGAGGAGAATGCGAGGTGAAGCCAAGAAAGTACCTGGCCCTGCACGGGCTCGTGGCCGTTCCAGAAGACGTAGGTCTGGATGACGTCGAGGCCGCCGTCCTTGGCCTTCTGAATCAGCCCCGGCCACatctgcggcggcgggcggcggcggcggtggcggcgaagcaCACAGAGAGCAAGAATCAGAACCAGAGCTAAGTTAAGCTAGGAAGAAGAGGCGAGGCGCCGCGCATTTGGGGGCAGGCGAGAGGGGAACCTCGGGCGTGCTCCGCGGGTAGTGGATGGAGCCGGAGAggaggatgcggcggcggccgttgatGACGAGCGACCGGCGGTCGTACGACACGGCCGCATTGGCCACGCGCGCCGCGAGGGAGAAGGCCGCCATGAGCGCCGCGGCCAGcaggacgacgcggcggccgccagcagcagacggcgccggcgccatggCCCCCCCTCCTCACACCTCCAAGCAAGCACCCACCCCCCTAGGCGGCACCTAGCTACCTCCCTCCTCGCTCCCTCTCTCTTGGCGTgacagagagaggagaggggagcagTGAGCGGCTTCTTGGAGCAATGCGTGCAGAGTGAGTGGCCCGGCGTTCTGCCGAGGGCGGCAATGGCGAGATGGAGCGATTCTTGCAGGTTGCAGCAGATGGGCGCGCGGGTGCTTGTGAGGTTTTTATGGGGGAGAGTGCAGTGGGCTGAGCTGAGTGAGAACTGGGAAGTGGTGGAGGGAAAAAGTTGGCGCAGTGGAACTGGAACTGGAAGGGGGGTGGTGCGGGTGGGGAGGTGGGCCCACgatatttctcatttattcttACGTGGGCCCGTCTGGTGCATGAGGAAATTTTGGTGTAGTGGCACATTTTTGCGATTCATTTGGGACCAGAGTTTTTTGAACGAAATTTTCGttgattgaatttttttctgtgAAAATACTGTGAGGCGTAAATATTGGTTTCCAGGACATCCTTAAACTGAAGAAATTTTTGAAGATTTTCATATTAATTggtagaaaattcaaatcctTGGGAAAATGTCCCTATGAtatcctttgaatcaaagggaaCAGGATGTCTAAGGGCtcctttgaatcacaggaataaaaaaacagaagaataagaaaaaatataggattctgaAGGAACGTAAGTGCAAAACAGAGGATtgaaaaacacagaaaaaatgtaggaatgactgtttgattggacacagaaaaaaacacatgaattgaGGAGAAATAAAGActcaaaaggatttttttccatgagattctacctcttgttaaattttctccaaaacttatatagaaAGAAGCatttcatagaaatttcataggatttcatagggttcattccttGGTTTCAAAGGgcttatagaaaaatttcctATATGAATGaaattctttaaaatttttataaatttcctttgaatcaaaggggcctAAATTTCTGTGTACTATTACcgctctaaaatataattatttttagattatttagtaTATATTATCGTTGGGAAAAAACTATAGTATCCATTAATAAATATGGAATACTATATTAGGAGAGGTAGGTAAGtataaaataggaaaaaaattgaatacaaGGCGAATAATGGGACaaatattatgaatagtaacagaaatgtttatatttcgATATAacatttaaatcttaaaattatattttaaaattcagaGTACTATATTTCTATGCCTCCTATTCCATATAAacgaatttttgagtttttagatagaattttcaactcttcgtcttatttaaaatatttttatgattaatatttttattgttactatatgataaaatatgaatagtattttacatgtgattaatttttttatttttaataaattttcaaataagacggatggtcaaacgctaaTTCTAGAAAACctagaaattgttttttttggacggagCAGTAGGAAACAAGCTTTTGTACctcacattttatttttctttcataaaGTCAAATGCACTCTCTTCATTTGTCTCTAGTTTCTCTCCAAGACAAATAACTTCCTTCAATATTCTTGTGTTTATTTCCTGGAAATCATTCAAGACTCCACTGGAATACATGAgagtaaaaatatagaataaacATGTGAATAGGATAGGATCGTATGGTTGAACGAGagaattgaaaagaaaattactaTGCAGGATTCTTGCCAAGAAGTTAGTGAATTCTcgtttttccctaaaaacatAGAGAGGGAATAGTGTTCCTTTGGACCAAAGGTAGTAAATCCTAGGAACCGAATGAGAGGCAGATTTAACATAGGAGCGGCAAGGGCTTAAGGCTCCACTACCCCGATAAAGCTATTGGAGCCCCACGAAGATcctcctaaaattttatggcaaagATCAATAGAAATAATGGTTAAAACTCCATCTAACTTATTTAGACCCCCTTATAATCTCGTTGGCTAGATGCGTCATTGAACTAAAGGCATCTGCATTTGCCAATTCAAAGGAATCCTAcatcctccttttttttttctacgcATATCATCCAATCCGAATAAGCTGTCAAAGTCATCAGCTGTAGTATTCAATTATTCATGTTCCTACGTGTTTAGATTTGTTTTgtatgttttccttttcctatatggctatatgtttagattttttttcctcttcaaAGGAGCCCTAAAAAGGGGGAGGGAGTGGAATGAAGCCTTGCAGCAATGTAGGAGGGCGTGCTCCTGCGAAACGAAAATTTGATATTCTTTCGCCTAATTTCGAAGCTTTTGCAATGACACTGGCAAATTTGATTAGATTGGACAATGAACCTGCAAAAAGAAGGAAGCTTTATAGAACTTTGCATCCAGActagtacatgattaaattCAATTCAAAATAGCTAGCTTAATTTGGCCACTGTGCATGTTGCATCATCTGttgtaaatttgaaaaatacatgaataGGGAAAAAACACAGTTATAGAATCGCACGACGTACATGCACAGTCCTACTGAATTTGTTGAATGAGTCGTTTGGATACTTGAAAGAAAATTTACATCAACTTTAGgggaaaaatattattagaatAGAgttgagaggagagagaaatataTGGTGCGTTGGACTTTTAAAGATAATCAAAACCATGAGGTTTGAAATCCTCCAAAAGGTGGAGGAAAGGAAGAATTCctatataataaatttctaGCCAAATCCTTCAAAACAGATGGCTCCATAGGAGAATTTCTCTAGGGTTTTAAGCCTACAAATTTCCTATGAaaatcctttgtttcaaaggagccctaaatatttttcttgaacATGTTTTgaacacaaaatatatttcatcGATCTCCCCAGAAAATAAGTTACCAAACATTGGTCCATTCATGATTCATGGTTGTAagtagagcaggtacaatagcaggctataagtcagctataagtatattttaaagagataagaggggagagagaagagaggtatatactaatttgtagtcagctgcatATGGGCTCCAAGATAGAGtgtatatgatatgtgggactatgtattgatgttttatagataactattatatgaattagctattagattaactatagataaattggagccagTAGTTCTGGCTCAAATGCACGCAACCTGTTGGAGCCATCGGGTTCGTTATTTAGTACACACAAAATGGAATCCGTTCATTCGACAGGACAAAATCCACACGCCATGTCTGCTAGATCCGGCCGTGCGTGCTCCTCACACTAATCGTGCATGTGAGTGTGGCCAATACTATACTGTGTAGGCTACCACCCTTGCACACATGCCACTGTCACGGCCAACGCGTGGAATCCTACGTGCTTAGTACACGACAAATTAACACGATGGGCCACCGAAAGGCTGGTTTAGTTTTGTTGCAGCAGATATATGCAAATAATTATCCCATGGTTTAAAATCACGATGGGAATAATATAGAGTACCGAGCCAGTGACACTGACACCGTTGAGCCCATACGATTtggttttttggaaaaatcaaatgttatatttataaacaataaaaaatatatgaataaaaattttataaataaatattgaaaaataaactatgataaaaatatctaaaatcaactctaaatttatgaaaattcaaatttttacgtataaacataaacataagaaaaaaactgggtttatttttttagcaactaactaatttttttaaggtatACGGTGATAGACAGCGACAACATCCGTGACAGACCTCCAATAGTCGCACAGCCTAAACTCCAGGAGCTCGCCCCGCCACTACTGAGGGTGTTGTTTGATGTTTTATGGAAAAAccaagtatatttataaataaaaaataacttataagtaaaaattttaaatacgtattattagcgatctaaatgacaagactagaaaataaacttcgatgaaaaatcctaaaatcaactttaaatttaaaactaaaaattcaaattttaatttataagtataagcattaGCGAATAGATGTAGGGTGTgacaatatatgtttttttccaaCAACCAATAATATACGTGCTAAGTAGTAAATGTGGCAGTAATGTGCTATGCAAATAATCATTTAATGGATAAATCTCTTACAGCATCACCCGTAAGTTATAGATGAGACtacttagagcatctctaatagcttatctaaatttgatcatccatatttatatttagatgatctaaaacaatttcatcTTTCGTATCTTTTTATactaaatcatctatatataacatTCTTCATATCTTTTTGAGGATaaagagaacatctaaatatgacATTTCTCTATTCTAATATGATGAATAACTCTGTTATAGCTTAATTTTTActctttattttctatttttagaataaaggATAAGATAGCTGATCTATTAGGGCATCTGCTCTAGCTTCTCCAGAGAAAAGCGCGAGTTATGCAAAACAACAATTCTTGACCAGATCAATGACTAAAGCAGTAGAATTAATAGAAAACCGAGAAATATAAACTGCGTTCCACCAGCTTCTTCCACGAATTAGATTGTGCCCCAGTTAATGATTGTTCGGTGTGCACGCAGAAAAAATCTTTCATTggacaataaaattttatgacgGAAAATTGATTGACCATATACTTGGTTACTTCCCGTCATTTTGCAGCAATGCCTACTGTACTTAATTTGATGGAGTAACGTAACAAgcaacctcatcttttcgctgattataagcacaagcaaaacaacttattaatgattaaaaaaataatttataactaaaacttttatatatgtatttttaacgatATAAGAATgaaggttagaaaataaaatataatgaaaaacactaaaattaacttataaagtcaagttttaaaatttaaatattagcatataagcacaagataaacaaaaatataaccatAAAAAAAGTCGACAGAAGTGTTATACTGATGTGCAGGGTAAGTACTAGTAGGATTGATGTGGTGCCTCGTTGTGCtcacagagaaaaaaaattaagaaagcaTGCAGTGCACTATGCAGTACGTGCAACGGCGATTAATTCCAGCTAGTTTGTTGCTTAACCAGGATGTTACTTCAATGAGACGCGGCTGATCTAATTAATCCAGCCGCGATCTCTCTCCTAGCGAGGAGCTAATTAAGACGGCCTCTAATTAACAGCCAAGTCTGTTAAACCGATTGCTAATTATCCAGACCAACTAAAATGAAAGGGCAATTTGCAGGCTGGCCCTGTGTAATGCAAGCACCGATATTGCAGCTGAGATAtgatgctagctagcttacaATTGAGAGTACACAGCATTAGTGTGTAGTACTGACAGCGCCTGATCTCAACAGACACCCGTGTTAGTACTACTAGTTAATTAGTCTCGCTAAGCAACTTTAATTAATGACCTCTCACGTACCCTGCACTTCTATAGTCTAGGCCATACTTTTTTAGCCATCCATCATCATTGATATAAAAGAAGCAAAAGATGAGGCTATACTTTAACACATGCTTCCTCCGTTTTAGGAAAAACCAATTTATATGATAAACTTAGATATacaattgtttagatttattcgtgtaagttaatttttttcggGCGAAAGGTGTATATGCTCCATTCGAAAGGGAAGCCCGCGCGCCCGTGCGCCGCACAGCCAGCACTGCCGCCTTTCTCCTCGCCCCCTCGCCCCTTTTCCCTCGAGCCAGCCGCGAGGACTTCGTCGGCCCCTTTCTCCTTCGACTCCGACGACTTCGGTCACcggcgacggggaggaggGTCCAGGTTAGTCGGGTAGATTCTGTAGTAGGGTaaatccttttgttttgtttgtgtttttctttctctgtacAGCTCAAGAGGTTGTCGGCGTCGTATCCTCTTATCTCGGTACAAAACCATGGTTGTTGATCTTCTGTGGTGGCAGTTTCGAGTTTTCTCATAGCGTCTCAACTGGATGTGTTGTAAGTTTACGTTTTAGCGGGTTGTGCCGAACTTCACCTTTATCTCCGCCAATCCATCCGCAAGAATGTCGACCTTCTTCGTCAACGCAGACAGATCTTCAGCGAGTGGCTGAACTTTCTCATTGCAGTCAATGAAGCCTCAACCTCCATCGGAGGCTCTTTTTGGGTTTGCTTCTTGGCGTTCATTTACAGTTGCTTGTGGCCTTCAAATCACCGTCGTCATTGTCATAGTTGTCTTCGTCCAAGCGGAGAGAAGCAACGAAGAgcatgattgtttttttttatcttctaaaCTCATTTGTTATAAAAGTCCTGAGTTTAGGTTAATTTGGCTTTCTGCAAGGGCCCTCTTTGTAAAACTGTTGGTGCATACAGTTCCATCCTCGGTGTCCAGTCCTATCCATAACATGTATACTCTTCTCTACTAAATAAAGTGCATGAGTTAAAAAGAGAGATCGGAGCAGTAGACATCAAACATGTCGACGAGGATCTCTTTAGGAATGTGGTGACCTTTTTCTTAAGGAATTACACTGACATATCACATATGGTGACATGTGTTTGTGTCTGCGTAAAGCCAGCTTCCGTGCTAGTACATTTCATCCTCTCTTGGGAGTAGCACGTTACaacctaattaagctagcaaTATACTGCAGTGCCCTGCTGCTGCTTATTTTTTGAGGGTGCCCTATTGTTGGGGAGATATATAGACAAAGGGGGCCATGCTACTGTGCCATAGCCAAGCCAGCCCGGCAGTTTACTCATGTGAATTGAAGTAGATTTTTGTACCTACTTGCCTTATGGATGCCACTTGGGCTGCTTCGATCTACTTTTAAGTATGGTTGATGCATCATTAATAGTTAAGAGCCTCTTCGGTTCCGATTGTTAGAGGAAAATTGAAGTAATTAAATGTTCTCTATAGAAATCCTATAAATCCCGCGTTTCAAAAAGACAATCTATACCCAAAA is part of the Oryza brachyantha chromosome 2, ObraRS2, whole genome shotgun sequence genome and encodes:
- the LOC102706537 gene encoding beta-galactosidase 4 — encoded protein: MAPAPSAAGGRRVVLLAAALMAAFSLAARVANAAVSYDRRSLVINGRRRILLSGSIHYPRSTPEMWPGLIQKAKDGGLDVIQTYVFWNGHEPVQGQYYFSDRYDLVSFVKLVKQAGLYVHLRIGPYVCAEWNFGGFPVWLKYVPGISFRTDNGPFKAEMQKFVEKIVSMMKSEGLFEWQGGPIIMSQIENEFGPMESVGGSGAKPYANWAAKMAVGTNTGVPWVMCKQDDAPDPVINTCNGFYCDYFSPNKNYKPAMWTEAWTGWFTSFGGGVPHRPAEDMAFAVARFIQKGGSFVNYYMYHGGTNFGRTAGGPFIATSYDYDAPIDEFGLLRQPKWGHLRDLHKAIKQAEPVLVSTDPTIQSLGSYEKAYVFKAKNGACAAFLSNYHMNSAVKVRFNGQQYNLPAWSISILPDCKTAVFNTATVKEPTLLPKMNPVVRFAWQSYSEDTNSLDDSAFTKDGLVEQLSMTWDKSDYLWYTTYVNIGANDLKSGQSPQLTVYSAGHSMQVFVNGKSYGSVYGGYDNPKLTYNGRVKMWQGSNKISILSSAVGLPNVGNHFENWNVGILGPVTLSGLNGGTKDLSHQKWTYRVGLKGESLGLHTVAGSSAVEWGGAGGYQPLTWHKALFSAPAGNDPVALDMGSMGKGQIWVNGHHAGRYWSYKASGGCGGCSYAGTYHEDKCRSNCGDLSQRWYHVPRSWLKPGGNLLVVLEEYGGDLAGVSLATRTT